The following coding sequences lie in one Anguilla anguilla isolate fAngAng1 chromosome 14, fAngAng1.pri, whole genome shotgun sequence genomic window:
- the ccni gene encoding cyclin-I, with the protein MKFAEPLESQRLSFLLEKAASREAKMWKVYVPKNPSTQDTDISPAQRDEAVRWLSDMHSSLRLYPETLSLAISILDRFLAIVKARPKYLRCIAITCFFLAAKTSEEDERVPALRELARTSSCGCSPSEILRMERIVLDKLNWDLHTATPLEFLQIFHAMVLLCKSQFLAGLQGVNPSQHMALLTQQLHHCLAHSSLLHIKGSMLALALITLELEKCCPDWLALTINLLKKAQIDSSQLISCRELVARCLSTHQASLPPNTVYIYQPLCHSLASCEWGGVAPQEYPVHPPGQPAGDRASPRSPAPALLAHPSSHAHRHLLHLHCKASAKRKVEEMEVDEFYDGIKRLYNEDSVQEGGEGQGQACSVSLARQEGSSSPCPPLQPVPVT; encoded by the exons ATGAAATTTGCAGAACCCTTGGAGAGCCAGAGGTTGTCTTTTCTTCTGGAAAAGGCAGCCTCTAGGGAAGCTAAGATGTGGAAGGTCTACGTGCCAAAAAACCCATCCACACAG GATACAGACATCTCTCCTGCTCAGCGTGATGAGGCGGTCCGGTGGCTCTCCGATATGCACAGCAGCCTCAGGCTTTATCCAGAGACCCTCTCCCTGGCCATCAGCATTTTGGACAGGTTTTTAGCCATCGTGAAG GCCCGTCCAAAGTACTTGCGCTGCATCGCCATCACCTGCTTCTTCCTGGCCGCCAAGACCAGCGAGGAAGACGAG cgtGTCCCGGCCCTGCGAGAGCTCGCCAGGACCAGCAGCTGCGGCTGCTCTCCATCGGAAATCCTGCGGATGGAGAGGATCGTTCTGGATAAGCTGAACTGGGACCTGCACACTGCAACACCGCTGGAGTTCCTTCAGATC TTCCACGCGATGGTGCTGTTGTGCAAGTCGCAGTTCCTGGCCGGCCTGCAGGGCGTGAACCCGTCCCAGCACATGGCCCTGCTCACCCAGCAGCTGCACCACTGCCTGGCCCACAGCTCGCTGCTGCACATCAAGGGCTCCATGCTGGCCCTGGCCCTCATCAcgctggagctggagaagtgCTGTCCTGACTGGCTGGCTCTCACCATCAACCTGCTCAAGAAAGCGCAG attgaTAGCTCACAGCTCATCAGCTGTCGAGAGCTGGTGGCACGTTGCCTGTCCACACACCAGGCTTCCCTGCCTCCCAACACTGTGTACATCTACCAGCCCCTCTGCCACAGCCTGGCGTCGTGCGAGTGGGGAGGCGTGGCCCCGCAGGAGTACCCTGTCCATCCACCAGGCCAGCCTGCTGGGGACAGGGCCAGCCcccggagccccgcccccgccctgctcGCCCACCCCTCGAGCCACGCCCACCGccacctgctccacctgcaCTGCAAGGCCAGCGCCAAGCGCAaggtggaggagatggaggtggaCGAGTTCTACGACGGGATCAAGCGCCTCTACAACGAAGACAGCgttcaggaggggggggaggggcagggccagGCATGCAGCGTCTCGCTGGCCCGGCAGGAAGGCAGCAGctcgccctgcccccccctgcaGCCCGTCCCCGTCACCtag